One Desulfobulbaceae bacterium DNA window includes the following coding sequences:
- a CDS encoding 2-oxoacid:acceptor oxidoreductase subunit alpha — MSEGTSKTKLLQGNEAIVEGALAAGCRFFAGYPITPASEISEQMSVRLPKVDGVFIQMEDEIASMGAVIGASLAGVKSMTATSGPGFSLMQENIGYACITETPCVIVNVMRGGPSTGLPTSPSQGDVMQARWGTHGDHPIIVLAVSTVFDCFEITVHAFNLSEKYRVPVIILSDEVVAHTREGVVLPDTSKIEIVDRIRPSVPPEWFVPYEDNSRGVPPMASFGDGYRHHVTGLIHDTKGFPTQKAVEIQAFMERQFRKISNGFHEIFCVKEFMMVDAEVAIIAYGSVSRSAKRAMREARAKGIKVGLLQLITLFPFPKSHVAKVLRQCRAVIVPEMNIGQMSREVKRVNQFSCTVYKLNRIDGEFITPGEIYDELLKIA, encoded by the coding sequence ATGTCTGAAGGTACTAGCAAGACAAAACTGCTTCAAGGAAATGAAGCTATTGTTGAAGGTGCTCTTGCTGCCGGCTGTCGTTTCTTTGCAGGGTATCCAATTACTCCAGCCTCTGAGATTAGTGAGCAGATGTCTGTTCGTCTGCCAAAAGTTGATGGTGTATTTATCCAGATGGAAGATGAGATTGCCAGTATGGGGGCTGTTATTGGGGCATCCCTGGCTGGAGTTAAAAGCATGACCGCGACCTCTGGTCCGGGATTCTCTCTGATGCAGGAGAATATCGGCTACGCCTGCATTACAGAAACCCCATGTGTTATTGTGAATGTGATGCGGGGGGGACCGAGTACCGGTTTGCCCACCAGCCCGTCTCAGGGCGATGTTATGCAGGCTCGATGGGGAACCCATGGCGATCATCCCATAATTGTACTCGCTGTTTCAACGGTTTTTGATTGTTTTGAGATTACTGTACATGCCTTTAATCTAAGTGAAAAGTACAGAGTGCCGGTCATAATTCTCTCGGATGAGGTGGTTGCCCATACCAGAGAAGGGGTTGTGTTGCCCGATACCAGTAAGATAGAGATTGTCGATCGAATCAGACCCTCTGTCCCTCCTGAGTGGTTTGTACCCTATGAAGATAACAGCCGTGGCGTACCGCCGATGGCATCATTTGGTGATGGTTATCGTCATCACGTCACAGGTTTAATTCATGATACAAAGGGATTTCCAACCCAAAAAGCTGTAGAAATACAAGCTTTTATGGAAAGGCAGTTCCGGAAAATCAGCAATGGTTTTCATGAAATATTCTGCGTTAAGGAGTTTATGATGGTCGATGCTGAAGTTGCAATTATAGCCTATGGATCAGTGTCGCGTTCTGCAAAAAGAGCTATGCGTGAAGCTCGGGCAAAGGGAATCAAGGTCGGTTTATTGCAATTAATTACCCTGTTCCCCTTTCCGAAAAGTCATGTTGCAAAAGTTTTGCGGCAATGCCGGGCAGTTATTGTACCAGAAATGAATATTGGCCAGATGAGTCGTGAAGTAAAACGAGTGAATCAGTTTTCCTGTACTGTTTATAAATTAAATCGCATTGATGGTGAGTTTATTACCCCCGGCGAAATATACGACGAGTTACTTAAAATCGCTTAA
- a CDS encoding 2-oxoacid:acceptor oxidoreductase family protein translates to MNDDRYEIRLGGSGGQGVITAAVVLAEAVALYESKHVCQTQSYGPEARGGKSKAEVVISSKPIDYPKVLKMDIFLAMNQASCDAYFYDFKPNGLLIIDSTLVEQVPTSRVLSIPFTSIARKLGREIVANMVALGAIGHFCPMVSSQNIVKALLARVPKGTEQLNRKALKAGADAAKSFDLDQLPRSISADDDELF, encoded by the coding sequence ATGAACGATGATCGCTACGAAATACGTTTGGGTGGATCCGGCGGCCAGGGGGTAATAACAGCTGCAGTTGTGCTGGCTGAAGCTGTTGCTCTTTACGAAAGTAAGCATGTCTGTCAAACCCAGAGTTATGGTCCTGAAGCGCGTGGCGGCAAGAGCAAGGCTGAGGTTGTAATTAGTTCAAAGCCAATTGACTACCCCAAGGTTCTGAAGATGGATATCTTTCTTGCCATGAACCAGGCTTCATGCGATGCCTATTTTTATGATTTCAAACCCAATGGTCTGCTTATTATTGATTCAACTTTAGTTGAGCAGGTTCCCACCAGTCGTGTACTATCGATACCTTTTACCAGTATTGCCCGAAAACTTGGTCGTGAAATTGTTGCAAATATGGTCGCTTTAGGGGCCATTGGCCATTTCTGTCCAATGGTTTCAAGTCAGAACATTGTCAAGGCCTTATTGGCCAGGGTTCCAAAGGGTACAGAACAGCTTAATAGAAAAGCCCTGAAGGCGGGTGCTGATGCTGCCAAGAGTTTTGATCTTGACCAACTGCCTCGTTCTATATCTGCCGATGATGATGAACTTTTTTAG
- a CDS encoding 4Fe-4S binding protein, protein MAAKKKEKRLYTQKIFLDWCKGCGICIAFCPKNVFEPGVNGKPVIVNPDSCIGCNFCEQHCPDFAISIEDRSLLRRRKTDV, encoded by the coding sequence GTGGCAGCAAAAAAGAAAGAAAAGAGACTCTATACCCAAAAAATATTCCTGGATTGGTGCAAAGGCTGTGGCATTTGCATCGCTTTCTGTCCCAAAAATGTCTTTGAACCTGGTGTGAACGGTAAGCCTGTTATTGTGAACCCCGACAGCTGTATTGGCTGTAATTTCTGTGAGCAGCATTGCCCTGATTTTGCTATATCCATAGAGGATAGATCGTTGCTACGAAGGAGAAAGACTGATGTCTGA
- a CDS encoding 2-oxoacid:ferredoxin oxidoreductase subunit beta: MSIEINTLRHKYLRHDKKFPHIWCPGCGNGIIMASLLRAIDTIGLDNNEVVLASGIGCAGRMPVYMDFNTLHTTHGRSLTFATGAKLANPQLTVISVMGDGDATAIGGNHFIHAARRNLDLTAIIVNNQIYGMTGGQYSPTTPFGANATTSPYGNVEHAFSIAELAVTAGASFVARGTVYHVKQLDTLLEKAILKTGFSVVEIMTNCHTQYGRRNNMGDPVTMLQWLRDSAVPISEVKELDKETLGDRFPIGILADLEKPNFIEQYQKIQDKSKDER; the protein is encoded by the coding sequence ATGAGTATAGAGATCAATACATTACGTCATAAATATCTGAGACATGATAAAAAGTTTCCTCATATCTGGTGTCCAGGTTGTGGAAACGGCATTATCATGGCCTCGCTGCTCAGAGCAATTGATACGATCGGTTTGGATAATAACGAAGTTGTGCTTGCCTCTGGAATTGGTTGTGCCGGGCGGATGCCTGTTTATATGGATTTCAATACATTGCATACAACCCACGGCAGGTCACTGACTTTTGCCACAGGCGCTAAATTGGCTAATCCGCAACTCACCGTGATTTCCGTAATGGGTGATGGTGACGCGACGGCTATTGGTGGAAATCATTTCATCCATGCCGCACGCAGAAACCTCGATCTCACCGCAATAATTGTCAACAACCAGATCTACGGAATGACCGGGGGACAGTATTCGCCGACCACGCCCTTCGGTGCCAATGCCACTACGTCCCCATATGGCAACGTTGAACATGCCTTTTCAATCGCTGAACTTGCCGTTACTGCCGGGGCATCTTTTGTTGCCCGTGGTACTGTATATCATGTTAAGCAGCTTGATACGCTGCTCGAAAAAGCTATTTTAAAGACGGGCTTCAGCGTTGTTGAAATTATGACTAATTGCCATACCCAGTATGGCAGACGTAACAATATGGGTGATCCTGTAACAATGTTACAATGGTTAAGGGATTCTGCTGTTCCAATTTCAGAGGTGAAAGAGCTGGATAAAGAAACATTAGGCGATAGGTTCCCGATTGGAATTCTTGCTGATCTTGAGAAACCTAATTTTATTGAGCAATACCAAAAAATTCAGGACAAAAGCAAAGATGAACGATGA